From Chryseotalea sp. WA131a:
ACTTTCTCCCGATCAAACGGATAGAACGCCAAACAGTGCTCGGGTCGAGGTGGGTAGGCTTTAAATGGAACCAGTTGATTTTTATCAAATACTAAATGGACAATGCGATAGACTTGAACGAAGTCTTTTACTTGAACAGACGGTATGAAGTCGCGCAATATCAAGCCATCGAAGTTAGAAACAGGAAGGTACTACATTTTCTTAGAGCGTTAATGGCGGCCCCACACTTTTCATTCCGTGCTCGGCATGGATGCGATCCATTTCTGCTTTGGTTGGCATTTGCTTAAGACCATTTAAGGTGATGAAGAATTCTTCCATCTTGCCTGCCGGTTGTAAAAAGTAGATGAGTTTACCCACCTCTGTTAATTGAATCCAAGTATGGGCGATGCCGCGCGGTAAAAAAATGGTTTGCCCTTGGTTCAATTCGTGAGTTTCTTCTCCTACTACAAATCGAAACCTTCCCTCTGTCACGGTAAAAATTTCATCCTGATAGAGGTGAATATGCAGCGAGGGACCGGTTTTTTCTATTCCGCGGTATTCGAAAACGGAAAGCTGGCCACCGGTATCTTTCGAGGAGATTTTGAGATCGTTATGATTTACTCCTTTAAACAGGATAACATCACCAAAACGAGATTTGGCCTCGTCTACAATAAAAGGTTTGGAAGCAGACCTTTTACCTTTTTTTCCGGTGAATGGTTCGGCCAAGGCAAGAATGGGCGAAAAAGCGAAGCCTGTCAATAAAAATTGTTTACGATTCATAGGATTTAATTTTTCTGAAAGGTGAGCGATTAATTGGCGGGCTAAGTGGTAAAAAATAGACATTCTTAGAAGTGCCCGTGGTTATTTTATTTTTTGATTAACCCAGGGCATTTGTAAAAATTGAGACCAACATATAAAAATGCGGAAGAAAAAATCGTAATTCGTGCCCAGTAAATTGATTGCATTATGGAAGAAATTGAATTATACCTAGACGAGGCCAAGGATCAAATGAACAAGGCGATCAACCATGTATCGCTAGAGCTGACCAAAATTCGCGCAGGCAAAGCTAATCCTTCTATGTTGGATGGCATTATGGTTTCATATTATGGAGCGATGAGCCCATTGCAACAAGTTTCATCGATGACCACTCCCGATGCGCGCACCATTTTTATCAAGCCGTGGGAGAAAAGCCTTATTCAAGAAATTGAAAAATCCATTATTAATGCCAACCTGGGGCTTACCCCACAAAACGATGGTCAGCAGATAATCATAAACATACCCATGCTGACGGAGGAACGCAGAAAACAATTGGTAAAGCAGGTGAGCCAAGAATGTGAACACGGCAAAGTGAGCATCCGCAGTATTCGGAAAGACACCAATGAGAGTTTGAAGAAAATAAAAGGTGTTTCAGAAGATGATGTGAAAAATGCCGAAGAGAAAGTGCAGAAACTTACCGATGAATTTATTTTAAAGATTGACAATCTCCTTAAAAAGAAAGAGGCGGAGATTATGACGGTTTAAACTTTCCAAAGCCTAAAAATCAATTAGCCCATGTGACTCTCATCGCATGGGCTAATTTTGTTTCAAGTATTAGGCTACTAAATCTTAAACGCCTTCTTCAAGCTTTCTACATAGTCCAATTTCTCCCAGGGGAACAATTCAACTTTAACTCTCTTTTCTGTTTTCTTTCCTTTATTGAAAACTTTCTCTACAATCTTTGACTCGCGGCCCATGTGGCCATACGCTGCTGTTTCAGAGTAGATAGGGGTACGTAATTTAAAACGCTCTTCAATAAAGTAAGGGCGCATATCAAAGACCTTCTCGATCTTCTTCGCAATTTCCCCATCAGTCAAATTTACCTTTGCTGTGCCGTAAGTGTTTACATACAAACCAACGGGCTTGGCCACACCAATCGCGTAAGCAACCTGCACCAATACCTCATCACAGATTCCAGCCGCCACCAAGTTTTTTGCAATGTGGCGTGTGGCATAGGCTGCTGACCGATCCACTTTAGAAGGATCTTTGCCTGAGAAGGCGCCACCACCGTGTGCACCTTTGCCACCGTAGGTGTCTACAATAATTTTTCTACCCGTCAAGCCAGTGTCGCCATGCGGGCCACCGATCACAAACTTGCCGGTAGGATTTATAAAGTATTTAATTTCTGTATTGAAAAGTTTTTGCACACGCTTTGGCAATTTTTTCATGATGCGTGGCACCAAGATGTTGATCATGTCATCCTTGATTTTTTTCAACATGGCCGCGTCCTTATCAAAGTCGTCATGCTGGGTAGAAATCACAATCGCGTCAATACGCTGTGGTT
This genomic window contains:
- the metK gene encoding methionine adenosyltransferase, producing MAYLFTSESVSEGHPDKVADQISDALIDYFLAYDANSKVACETLVTTGQVVLAGEVKSEAYLDVQDIAREVIRKIGYTKSEYMFEANSCGIFSAIHEQSSDINQGVERKKKEDQGAGDQGMMFGYATNETDNYMPLPLELAHLLLRELSVIRREGKVMTYLRPDAKSQVTIEYSDDNKPQRIDAIVISTQHDDFDKDAAMLKKIKDDMINILVPRIMKKLPKRVQKLFNTEIKYFINPTGKFVIGGPHGDTGLTGRKIIVDTYGGKGAHGGGAFSGKDPSKVDRSAAYATRHIAKNLVAAGICDEVLVQVAYAIGVAKPVGLYVNTYGTAKVNLTDGEIAKKIEKVFDMRPYFIEERFKLRTPIYSETAAYGHMGRESKIVEKVFNKGKKTEKRVKVELFPWEKLDYVESLKKAFKI
- the frr gene encoding ribosome recycling factor, whose protein sequence is MEEIELYLDEAKDQMNKAINHVSLELTKIRAGKANPSMLDGIMVSYYGAMSPLQQVSSMTTPDARTIFIKPWEKSLIQEIEKSIINANLGLTPQNDGQQIIINIPMLTEERRKQLVKQVSQECEHGKVSIRSIRKDTNESLKKIKGVSEDDVKNAEEKVQKLTDEFILKIDNLLKKKEAEIMTV
- a CDS encoding cupin domain-containing protein, with amino-acid sequence MNRKQFLLTGFAFSPILALAEPFTGKKGKRSASKPFIVDEAKSRFGDVILFKGVNHNDLKISSKDTGGQLSVFEYRGIEKTGPSLHIHLYQDEIFTVTEGRFRFVVGEETHELNQGQTIFLPRGIAHTWIQLTEVGKLIYFLQPAGKMEEFFITLNGLKQMPTKAEMDRIHAEHGMKSVGPPLTL